In the Microtus pennsylvanicus isolate mMicPen1 chromosome 6, mMicPen1.hap1, whole genome shotgun sequence genome, one interval contains:
- the LOC142851757 gene encoding uncharacterized protein LOC142851757 yields MLSFRDVAIDFSAEEWELLDPDQWTLYKDVMLENFSNLVFLGLASSKPYLVTFLEEGREPSDMKRQAAAAMETGNNLYAGKEFGITLPQNSQPIRYQKFNLRMKPYKCEECGKAFRIPSLLCEHMRIHTGEKPINCDICGKAFRTSRAVSVHKKIHAEEKPYSCEVCGKAYRSPSAFFVHRKIHTGEKGYKCEVCGKAFYIPSQLSLHKRIHTGEKPYVCEVCGKAFYVSHQLSVHKGIHAEEKPYVCEVCCKAFQSPLLLSKHKRVHTGQKPHKCEVCGKAFCFPSQLSEHKRIHTGEKPYQCTVCDKAYSSSSALSVHKRIHTGEKPYKCEVCGKSFKSTSVLSAHKKIHT; encoded by the exons ATGCTGTCATTCAGGGACGTGGCCATTGATTTCTCTGCAGAGGAGTGGGAATTGCTGGACCCTGATCAGTGGACTTTGTACAAGGATGTGATGTTGGAGAATTTCAGCAACCTTGTGTTCCTGG GACTTGCCTCCTCTAAGCCATACCTGGTCACATTTCTGGAGGAAGGACGAGAACCTTCAGATATGAAGAGACAAGCAGCAGCTGCCATGGAAACAG GAAACAACCTCTATGCAGGTAAAGAATTTGGCATAACCCTTCCTCAGAACTCACAACCTATTAGATAccaaaaatttaatttaagaatGAAGCCATATAAGTGTGAAGAATGTGGCAAGGCCTTCCGTATTCCATCGTTACTTTGTGAACACATGAGAAttcacacaggagagaaacccaTCAATTGTGACATATGTGGCAAAGCTTTCAGAACTTCAAGAGCAGTTTCTGTACACAAGAAAATCCATGCAGAAGAGAAACCCtacagttgtgaagtatgtgGCAAAGCATACAGAAGTCCATCCGCATTTTTTGTACACAGGAaaattcatacaggagagaaaggaTACAAGTGTGAAGTGTGTGGAAAGGCCTTCTATATTCCATCACAACTTTCTCTACACAAGAggattcatacaggagagaaaccctatgtgtGTGAAGTATGTGGCAAGGCTTTCTATGTTTCACATCAACTTTCTGTACACAAGGGAATCCATGCAGAAGAGAAACCTTACGTGTGTGAAGTGTGTTGCAAGGCCTTCCAATCTCCATTATTACTTTCAAAACACAAAAGGGTTCATACAGGACAGAAGCCCCACAAATGTGAAGTATGCGGGAAGGCCTTCTGTTTTCCATCACAACTTTCTGAACACAAGAggattcatacaggagagaaaccctaccaGTGTACTGTATGTGACAAAGCCTACAGCAGTTCATCAGCCCTTTCTGTCCACAAGAGGATTCATACAGGAGAAAAACCCTACAAATGTGAAGTATGTGGCAAATCCTTCAAAAGTACATCAGTATTATCTGCACACAAGAAAATTCATACATGA
- the LOC142851750 gene encoding uncharacterized protein LOC142851750: MLSFRDVAIDFSAEEWELLDPDQWTLYRDVMLENFSNLVFLGLASSKPYLVTFLEQRQELSDMKRLAAAAMETGNKQSTGKECDKAPPWISQPISHQKINLRKKPYKCEECGKAFHAPSLLSKHKIVHTGEKPYKCEVCGNTFYFPLRLYLHMRIHRTEKPFNCEACDKAFNYPSQLSLHSKIHTGEKPYQCEVCGKAFHFPSKLSLHSKIHTRVKPYQCEVCGKAFSLQSRFSKHKRIHAGEKPYGCEVCGKGFSRQSRLSEHKRIHTGEKPYVCEACGSAFHALSLLSKHRMVHTGEKPYQCDVCDKAFINPSSLSVHKRVHTSQRLYLCEVCGKAFHVQSQLSEHRRIHTGENPYKCEVCGKAFNRSSRLSLHKKIHSGEKPYKCELCGKGYNTPSGISLHKKTHTGQKPCKCEVCAKAFYFPSQLSAHMRFHTGENPHKCEVCGKAFDRPSRLSLHKKIHSGEKPFKCKVCGKSYSSRSGLYSHKSIHSGEIPFKCELCGKSYRSPSGLYSHKRTHTGEKP, from the exons ATGCTGTCATTCAGGGATGTGGCCATTGATTTCTCTGCAGAGGAGTGGGAATTGCTGGACCCTGATCAGTGGACTTTGTACAGGGATGTGATGTTGGAGAATTTCAGCAACCTTGTGTTCCTGG GCCTTGCCTCCTCTAAGCCATACCTGGTCACATTTCTGGAGCAAAGACAAGAACTTTCAGACATGAAGAGATTAGCAGCAGCTGCCATGGAAACAG GAAACAAACAGTCTACTGGCAAAGAATGTGACAAAGCCCCTCCTTGGATCTCACAACCTATTAGCCACCAGAAAATTAATCTAAGAAAGAAGCCATATAAGTGTGAAGAATGTGGCAAGGCCTTTCATGCTCCATCATtactttcaaaacacaaaattgttcatacaggagagaaaccctacaagtgtgaagTATGCGGGAATACCTTCTATTTTCCATTACGACTTTATCTACACATGAGAATTCATAGAACAGAAAAACCCTTCAATTGTGAAGCATGTGACAAGGCCTTCAATTATCCATCACAACTGTCTCTACACAGTAagattcatacaggagagaagcCCTACCAGTGTGAGGTATGTGGCAAGGCCTTCCATTTTCCATCAAAACTTTCTCTACACAGTAAAATCCATACAAGAGTGAAACCCTACCAGTGTGAGGTATGTGGAAAGGCCTTCAGTCTTCAATCACGGTTTTCCAAACACAAAAGGATTCAtgcaggagagaaaccctatgggtGTGAAGTGTGTGGCAAGGGCTTCAGTCGTCAGTCACGACTTTCTGAACACAAAAggattcatacaggagagaaaccttacgTGTGTGAAGCGTGTGGCAGTGCCTTCCATGCTCTATCATTACTTTCTAAACACAGAATGGTTCATACAGGAGAGAAGCCCTACCAGTGTGATGTATGTGACAAAGCCTTCATAAACCCCTCATCACTCTCTGTACACAAGAGGGTTCATACTAGCCAGAGACTCTACCTGTGTGAAGTATGTGGCAAGGCCTTCCATGTTCAATCACAACTTTCTGAACACAGGAGAATTCATACAGGTGAGAATCCCTACAAGTGTGAAGTGTGTGGAAAGGCCTTCAATCGTTCATCACGACTTTCTCTACACAAGAAGATTCATtcaggagagaaaccttataaATGTGAACTATGTGGCAAAGGCTACAATACTCCATCAGGAATCTCTCTGCACAAGAAGACTCATACCGGACAGAAACCCTGCAAGTGTGAAGTGTGTGCCAAGGCCTTCTATTTCCCATCACAACTTTCAGCACACATGAGATTTCATACTGGTGAGAATCCCCACAAGTGTGAAGTGTGTGGAAAGGCCTTCGATCGCCCATCACGACTTTCTCTACACAAGAAGATTCATTCAGGAGAAAAACCCTTCAAGTGTAAAGTATGTGGCAAATCCTACAGTAGTCGATCAGGACTTTATTCGCACAAGAGTATTCATTCAGGAGAGATACCCTTCAAGTGTGAACTATGTGGCAAATCCTACAGGAGTCCATCCGGACTTTATTCACACAAGAGGactcatacaggagagaaaccttag